Part of the Elusimicrobiota bacterium genome is shown below.
GTACCGAGTTGGCGCCTCCACCGCCGTGGCCCGGGGCGTCACAAGGTTGATGGATTCGCCGGCAAAAAGTTTTTCCAGAGGCAGGGGGTCGCGCGCCAAAACATCCAACGCCCGCGGACCCATCGCCAGCGAATCAACGACCCGGGGGGTCACCACCACGTAGGAAATTCCTTTTTCCCGAAACCGTTGGGTCAAGCCGTCGGTGTGGAATCCGCCGGCCACCAACACCGCTTGGGACGCGTTCTCGTTTTTCATTTTGGCGAGCAGGGAATCGACAAGAGCCGCGTTTCGCGCGAGGGCTTGGGAGCAGAAATCCTCGAAGGGGTCCAAATCGTTGGCGGCGAGGGATTCCATCCGATCGGCCAATCCCGCGTCCCCCGCCACGCGGTTCAATTCTTCGGCGAACCCGATGAGATCGAGACGGTGCACCTGAAAATCGCGCCACTCGGCGGGCGTCAACGCGTGGCGGACCAACTTGTCCAGAAGACGGTACCGCTGCCCCAAATCCACGAGAGAACGCTCCAGCGGGGTCGCCGCCGTTGATATAAGGGTTCGGCGCTCCAGGGCCCCCAGCTCGCCCAACATTTCCACACGGTTGATCTGTTCCGAAAGAAGCACGTAGCGAATGTAGGAGTGGAGTTGGGGGTAGCGATTTATTTCCAACCCGGCGGCGGACAACCGATTCTGAAAACCCCGGTAGTAATCGCCGTAGGTGAGATCGCCGGCCCGATACCGGAGGCTTTCCTCCATCAAAGCGCCCAAATCCGCCGGGCGGAGCCGGCGGGTCAATATTTCAATCAATTGATTCCGTTCGGATTCCACCGCTCGGAAATCGATGGCGGCTTCCCACTCCAACGCGTCGCTGAGAAGTCGGAGATTCCCGTAAGCCAAGGGATCGGCGCCTTTTTGCCGAAGGAGAAAACGCACGTAAGGCCCGACGCTCTCCTTTTGCTCGGCGTAGGCCGTCACGTGCCGGTCCAGGGCCAAAAAGACGGCGGAGGCTTTTCGATTCTTAATGTCCGTCAAAAGCCGCTGGGCCTGGGCCAATATTTTCTCAACCCGTCCCCGGGATTTGGCGGACCGTCGCACCGAATCGATGTTTTCCGCGTAGGCTCGGCCGTCTTCGACGCCCCAGAGGGTCGGCGGATGGGGCGAGGTCCACCCCGCGAATTCCGCCCCGCCGATCAACCCCTCTTTCAAGAAGTACTCGGCCAAAGACCGGGAAAGGGGGTCGTCCGGGAACCCCCGGAAAGAGCCCGTGGCGAAAGCCCCCTGGGCGCCTTCCAGACCCACGAGCGAGACGCCCCGCGCGCGCGCGAGGGCGTCGATCAACGCGGCCGTGTTTTTCTGAGCGTCCACCGAATCGTGAAGATCCTGAATATGCACGACCAGGGGCGCGTTCGGCTGTTTGGCGATGTAGACATCGCGGAGGGTTCCACGGTTTTGGATGATTTGGGCAAACTGTTTTGGAAGGTCGGCGGCCGCCCCCCCCGTGTTGACGCGAACGGCCGAGTCGCCGGTGTCCACCGGACGCCAATCGGGGGTCTTGTACGCGGGGGGCAAAAGGGATTCGCGGGAGGCCCCAACACCCACGGGAAGTTCCGCCAGCAGGGGGGGCGTGGGACGGAGGGTCCGGCTGTTGCGCGTGGCTTGGCGGCGGGAAGTCCAAAACTCGGATTCGGCCGCGTACACGAAAACCCCGTTGTTGACGGTGAAAAGGAGCGCCAAAGCCGCCCCCAAAAATGGCATGGCTTTTCCCCGTCCCGACCGAAGAGGGCGGCGCGGAACAAAAGGACAACGCTCTGAACCCATCCGATTCATAGCTTAATAGTATTCAGGCGGGATTAAAGAATCCTTTTGCAAATGAAACATACTTGTAAATACCTGGGATTAAAAAAATGACTTGAACGCGTTGATGGGGAAGCGGTCCGCTAAAGGGTAATGAAACTAAAGGGTTTCGAGCGCCGCGGCGACCGCATCGCCCATCTCGCGGGTACCCACTCGGACGAGGCCCTCGGAGTAGATGTCACCGGTTCGGAACCCGCGGTCTAAAACAATCGCCACGGCTTTTTCAACGATCTCGGCCAAGTCGCCGCGATGAAGACTGAAGCGAAGCATCATGGCGGCCGACAAAATGGTCGCCAGTGGGTTGGCCACGCCCCGTCCCGCGATGTCGGGGGCGGAGCCATGGATGGGCTCGTAAAGCCCTTTTCCCCCCGCGTCCAAAGACGCGGACGGCAGCAACCCGATGGACCCGGTTAACATGGACGCTTCGTCCGATAGAATGTCGCCGAACAGGTTCCCGGTCACGATCACGTCGAATTGCTTCGGCCGGCGGACCAACTGCATGGCCGCGTTGTCGACATACATATGCGACAAAGCAACGTCGGGATAGTCTTTCGCCATTCGTTCGGCCGTCTCCCGCCACAGGCCGGAGACTTCCAACACGTTGGCTTTGTCGACCGAACACAACCGCCGGCCCCGTTGACGAGCCAAATCGAATCCGACTTTCAAAATACGCTCGATTTCGGATTCCCGGTAAATCATGGTGTTGAACGCCTCGCGCTCGCCCGCCTGAGTGCGAACGCCCCGGGGTTGACCGAAATACACATCGCCCGTCAGTTCGCGCACGATCAGGATATCCAACCCGGCCACCAACTCGGTTTTCAGGCTCGACGCCGACGCCAACTGGGGATAAAGCACCGCGGGTCGAAGGTTGGCAAACAAGCCCAAGGCGCTTCGAATGCCCAAGAGGCCGCGTTCCGGACGAAGGGACCACTCGATCTTGTCCCACTTCGGTCCGCCGACCGCGGCGAGCAAGACGGCGTCCGCCGCTTTCGCCTTGGCGACGGTGTCCGCCGGCAGGGGCCCCCCCGTGGCGTCGATGGCCGCGCCGCCGATCAGCGCGGTGTCCAACGAGAGCCGCAGGGCTTTGCGACGTTTCAGAATTTCCAACACTTTCAATGTCTCGGCCATCACCTCGGGGCCGATCCCGTCGCCGTTTAAAACGAGAACGCGGTGTTCCTTGTCCGTCGATGTTTTTGACGAATGCATAGCAAACTCCTTGGATGGCTATCGGTGAAAAAAGCGTTGTTTGGGTTTAAACGGCCGACGTCGAGGGGAGGGCGGGCGCCGGCCCGACGCCGCCCCGGGATGGCTCAGACTTCCTGCACCCCGGTGTCCGTGAAAATGATTTTGGGTCCCATTTTTCGCAACTTGGCGGAATATTCGCCCACAAACGTTTCAATGATTTTCCGGGTTTCCTCAGCGTATTCGCCGAACCGGAGGCCGTATTGAAAAGTCTTGGTGAAGTAGCGCTTCCAGACCACCGTCACCGGAAGCGCGATCACGCTTTTAGCGTCCAGCAGGAGACGGATGACGAACCGATCGCCTTCGATCAAATCGCTGGCGGAATCCACGCAGGCGCCGGAGACCGATAAATCCAAGAGCCGGGAGATGCCCCGCAGTGTTTTGCCGTCGGGATTGTGGATTTCGATGACAAAATCCGTCGCCGCCCGTTCCGCGGCGCGCGGGAAATGGGTCGGACCGGATTCGTCGAGGGGATCCACGGGATTTTAGCGACCGGGCGCCCAGGCCATGTAAGGAAGCCGCGCCGCGGTGTCCCGAACCTGCGCCGCCGCGCTCAACAAGGTGGCGGCGGAATCCCAGGTCCCCTCCAAAAACAATTCCCGGGCGGATTCCCGCATTTCCACGGGCACCCGGCGTTCGCCCAACAACACGGTCTTTTGCTCCAGGTCCAGGACGACGGGCCGGTCGGGATGATCGGCGGAAAACGCGGCGATTTCCCGCACGACCTCGGCGGCGGCGGTCACCGCGGGCAACCCGATGGCGGTGCAATTGCCCGCGAAGATTTCCGCAAAGCTTTCCCCGATGATGGCCTTGATTCCCCAACGGAGGATCCCCTGGGGCGCGTGCTCCCGGGAGGACCCGCACCCGAAATTTTTGTTGACGACCAAAATCGAGGCCCCTTGGTGACGGGGATCGTTGAACGGGTGCGCTTTGGTCTTTCCCGCGGCGTCAAACCGCTCGTCCTGAAAAGTGTATTGCCCGATGTCGGCGAACGTCACGCAGCGCAAATAACGCGCGGGCATGATCCGGTCGGTATCGATGTCGTCGCCCGGAACGGCCACGAGGCGGCCCCGGACCGCTTGTATTTTGGAATCCAGGCTCATAGCATCTCCCTCACGTCGGCCACGCGGCCGTTGATCGCGGCGGCGGCCACCATCGCCGGGCTCATCAACAGCGTCCGCCCCGTCGGACTTCCTTGGCGGCCGATAAAGTTTCGGTTCGAGCTCGACGCGCAGATTTCGCGTCCCTTCAATTTGTCGGGGTTCATCGCCAAGCACATGGAACAAGCCGCGTTCCGCCATTCGAACCCCGCGGCCCGGAAGACCTCCGGGAGGCCTTCTTTTTCCGCTTGCCGCTGAACTTTCTGGGAACCGGGCACCACGATGGCCTTGACCCCCTTGGCCACGCGCCGTCCCTTGGCCACCCGCGCCGCCTCCCGGAGGTCCGACATCCGGCCGTTGGTGCAGGAACCGATGAACGCGACGTTGATGGGGATTTGTCGAACTTCTTGACCGGGCTCGAAAGACGTAAACCGATAAGCCTCTTCCAAGCCGGCCCGAGAGCCGTTGATCGAATTTTCCGGAACCGGAAGCCGCTCCGTCACGCCGACGGTTTGACCCGGGTTGATGCCCCAGGCGATTTGCGGTTCCAAGTCGGCCGCGTTCACGCGAACTTCGTCCGCGAAAGAAGCGTCGGCGTCGGAGGCCATGGAGAGCCACCAGGCGGAGGCCTTGTCGAATTCCGCGCCGGCCGGCACGAAGGGCCTTCCGCGGAGAAATTCGACGGTCGTACGGTCGGGATTGATGTATCCCACCCGGGCGCCCCCTTCAATGGCCATGTTGCAAACGGTGAGGCGCTCTTCCACGCTCATGCGTTCGATGGTGTCCCCGGCGAATTCGTAGGCGTAGCCGATGCCGCCGTTGACGCCCAGCGTGCGAATGATGGACAAAATCACGTCCTTGGCGTAGACTCCCGGCGCCAGGGAGCCGGACACGCGTATACGCCGGACTTTGGGCCGGGCCAAGGCCAGCGTTTGGGTCGCCAGGATGTCCCGAATTTGGGTCGTTCCAACGCCGAAAGCAATGGCGCCGAAGGCCCCGTGGGTGGAGGTGTGCGAATCGCCGCAGGCGACGGTCAAGCCCGGTTGGGTCAACCCCTGCTCCGGCCCCACGACGTGAACGATCCCCTGTTCGCCCGAAGCGAAATCAAAAAAACGAACCCCGAATTCCTTGCAATTTCGCTCCAACGCCACCATCATTTCCTCCGCCAAGCCGTCCGCGAAGGGGCGTTCCTGGCGGTCCGTCGGCACGATGTGGTCCACCGTCGCGAAGGTCCGCTGGGGGTAAGCCACCCGCAGGCCTTTCTCCCGAAGCATTTGGAACGCCTGGGGGCTGGTCACCTCGTGAAGGAGGTGAAGGCCGATGAACAATTGTGTCTGCCCGTTGGGCAGTTCCCGCACGGTGTGC
Proteins encoded:
- the leuB gene encoding 3-isopropylmalate dehydrogenase yields the protein MHSSKTSTDKEHRVLVLNGDGIGPEVMAETLKVLEILKRRKALRLSLDTALIGGAAIDATGGPLPADTVAKAKAADAVLLAAVGGPKWDKIEWSLRPERGLLGIRSALGLFANLRPAVLYPQLASASSLKTELVAGLDILIVRELTGDVYFGQPRGVRTQAGEREAFNTMIYRESEIERILKVGFDLARQRGRRLCSVDKANVLEVSGLWRETAERMAKDYPDVALSHMYVDNAAMQLVRRPKQFDVIVTGNLFGDILSDEASMLTGSIGLLPSASLDAGGKGLYEPIHGSAPDIAGRGVANPLATILSAAMMLRFSLHRGDLAEIVEKAVAIVLDRGFRTGDIYSEGLVRVGTREMGDAVAAALETL
- a CDS encoding 3-isopropylmalate dehydratase small subunit — its product is MSLDSKIQAVRGRLVAVPGDDIDTDRIMPARYLRCVTFADIGQYTFQDERFDAAGKTKAHPFNDPRHQGASILVVNKNFGCGSSREHAPQGILRWGIKAIIGESFAEIFAGNCTAIGLPAVTAAAEVVREIAAFSADHPDRPVVLDLEQKTVLLGERRVPVEMRESARELFLEGTWDSAATLLSAAAQVRDTAARLPYMAWAPGR
- a CDS encoding PilZ domain-containing protein, with translation MDPLDESGPTHFPRAAERAATDFVIEIHNPDGKTLRGISRLLDLSVSGACVDSASDLIEGDRFVIRLLLDAKSVIALPVTVVWKRYFTKTFQYGLRFGEYAEETRKIIETFVGEYSAKLRKMGPKIIFTDTGVQEV
- the leuC gene encoding 3-isopropylmalate dehydratase large subunit gives rise to the protein MGKTLLDKVWDLHTVRELPNGQTQLFIGLHLLHEVTSPQAFQMLREKGLRVAYPQRTFATVDHIVPTDRQERPFADGLAEEMMVALERNCKEFGVRFFDFASGEQGIVHVVGPEQGLTQPGLTVACGDSHTSTHGAFGAIAFGVGTTQIRDILATQTLALARPKVRRIRVSGSLAPGVYAKDVILSIIRTLGVNGGIGYAYEFAGDTIERMSVEERLTVCNMAIEGGARVGYINPDRTTVEFLRGRPFVPAGAEFDKASAWWLSMASDADASFADEVRVNAADLEPQIAWGINPGQTVGVTERLPVPENSINGSRAGLEEAYRFTSFEPGQEVRQIPINVAFIGSCTNGRMSDLREAARVAKGRRVAKGVKAIVVPGSQKVQRQAEKEGLPEVFRAAGFEWRNAACSMCLAMNPDKLKGREICASSSNRNFIGRQGSPTGRTLLMSPAMVAAAAINGRVADVREML